A region of Cellulophaga sp. RHA19 DNA encodes the following proteins:
- a CDS encoding carboxypeptidase-like regulatory domain-containing protein, with protein sequence MRYVYTFLFLVLIAQQTNAQQKIEILKGRIVSKSQEVVGVYVLNKTNKKGTITSKSGNFSIPVHLKDTIEFSAVQFKNKQIIITQKILDYSSFLVNLDETLEELDEVVLDNRTFITAKSLGLPNADVKVLSLTERELFSANNGNNYLSIDPLINFLSGRTKMLKDRIKRDDIYARSKELRTSYVDSIFSKNLKIPIDRIEEFMLYCEYDPRFKGITKNKNELVVWDFLRQKSELFLKFK encoded by the coding sequence ATGAGGTACGTATATACTTTTTTGTTTTTAGTTTTAATTGCGCAACAAACCAATGCGCAGCAAAAAATAGAAATACTAAAGGGGCGTATTGTAAGTAAGTCACAAGAAGTAGTTGGTGTTTATGTATTAAATAAAACAAATAAAAAGGGTACAATTACGTCTAAGAGCGGAAATTTTTCTATTCCTGTACACTTAAAAGATACAATAGAGTTCTCTGCTGTGCAGTTTAAAAACAAACAAATTATAATCACTCAAAAAATTCTAGACTATTCATCGTTTTTAGTAAACTTAGATGAAACTTTAGAAGAATTAGATGAGGTTGTTTTAGATAACAGAACATTTATAACAGCCAAGAGTTTAGGCTTGCCAAATGCAGATGTAAAAGTATTGTCTTTAACAGAAAGAGAATTATTTTCTGCAAACAACGGTAATAATTACTTGAGTATAGATCCGCTAATAAACTTTTTAAGTGGACGCACAAAAATGCTTAAAGACCGTATAAAAAGAGATGATATATACGCACGTAGCAAAGAGCTGCGCACTAGTTATGTAGATTCTATATTTTCTAAAAATTTAAAAATACCAATAGATAGGATAGAGGAGTTTATGCTGTATTGCGAGTACGATCCTAGATTTAAAGGTATTACCAAAAATAAAAATGAACTTGTTGTTTGGGATTTTTTACGACAGAAAAGTGAATTATTTTTAAAATTTAAATAA
- a CDS encoding carboxypeptidase-like regulatory domain-containing protein: MTRFQLLLFFVFVVQFSTAQELKVKTLKGNVVSKEQEVVGVYVLNKTSNKGSITNENGGFSIPVSLQDTLLFSAVQFKNREIIITQKILDFKNYIINLDETLEELDEVVLDQSTQVTAMSLGFVHANVKTLELAERELISGKTMSFDGIKNSLDPVINFVSGRTKMLNERVTRNKRYATGQKMQHKYLDSITVTKLKIPKSRLQEFVLYCEQDEDFDAFMLQTNDVFIKAFFKMKSKTFLTLKEEGNE, encoded by the coding sequence ATGACTCGTTTTCAACTTTTATTGTTTTTTGTATTTGTAGTTCAGTTTAGTACAGCACAAGAGCTAAAAGTTAAAACGTTAAAAGGAAACGTAGTTAGTAAAGAGCAAGAGGTTGTTGGCGTTTATGTATTAAATAAAACAAGTAACAAAGGGTCTATAACTAATGAAAATGGAGGTTTTTCTATCCCAGTTAGTTTACAAGATACTTTGTTGTTTTCTGCTGTGCAGTTTAAAAATAGGGAGATTATTATCACCCAAAAAATACTAGATTTTAAAAACTACATCATCAATTTAGACGAAACTTTAGAGGAGTTAGATGAGGTTGTTCTGGACCAAAGTACACAAGTAACAGCAATGAGTTTAGGTTTTGTTCATGCAAACGTAAAAACGTTAGAATTAGCAGAAAGGGAATTAATTTCTGGTAAAACTATGTCTTTTGATGGTATTAAAAACTCATTAGATCCGGTTATTAATTTTGTAAGCGGGCGTACAAAAATGTTAAATGAGCGTGTAACCAGAAACAAGCGTTACGCTACAGGACAAAAAATGCAGCATAAGTATTTAGACTCTATAACTGTTACCAAGCTAAAAATACCAAAATCAAGACTACAAGAATTTGTATTGTATTGCGAGCAAGATGAGGATTTTGATGCCTTTATGTTGCAAACCAATGATGTTTTTATAAAAGCTTTTTTTAAAATGAAAAGTAAAACTTTTTTAACATTAAAAGAAGAGGGTAATGAATAG
- a CDS encoding carboxypeptidase-like regulatory domain-containing protein: MNRLSFFIVLIFVVTSIVAQKKQVDLKGTVTSTTEEVVGVYVLNRTTEKGTITNLNGYFSIPVRVKDTLEFSAVQFANKVVVVTESMLKTNNYIVPLYESVTTLNEVVVKPFNLSGDLSTDLNNLPLKPVVDGRSLGLPNQNVKTLSSDERALYTSMSGGSILSLINAINGQTKLLKKRVERNRRYQKTMRVKRYYADSLFVNELKIEKDKIDLFMWYCEFKDDFQVVINTKDQLKIWAYLRKMSVEFKTEK; this comes from the coding sequence ATGAATAGACTTTCGTTTTTTATTGTTTTAATTTTTGTAGTAACGTCTATTGTGGCACAGAAAAAGCAGGTAGATTTAAAAGGTACTGTAACTAGTACAACAGAAGAAGTCGTTGGTGTGTATGTATTAAATAGAACCACAGAAAAAGGGACAATAACCAATTTAAATGGCTATTTCTCTATTCCGGTTCGTGTAAAAGATACCTTAGAGTTTTCTGCAGTTCAGTTTGCAAATAAAGTTGTAGTTGTTACAGAAAGTATGTTAAAAACTAACAACTATATAGTGCCTTTGTACGAGTCTGTAACAACCTTAAATGAAGTTGTAGTAAAGCCTTTTAATTTGTCTGGAGACTTATCTACAGACTTAAATAATTTACCTTTAAAACCAGTGGTAGATGGTAGGTCATTGGGGTTGCCTAATCAAAATGTAAAAACACTATCTTCAGATGAACGTGCACTGTATACATCAATGTCTGGCGGATCAATTTTATCTTTAATAAATGCAATAAACGGGCAAACCAAATTATTAAAGAAAAGAGTAGAGCGTAACCGTAGATACCAGAAAACTATGCGCGTTAAAAGATATTATGCAGACTCTTTATTTGTAAATGAATTAAAGATAGAAAAGGATAAGATAGACTTGTTTATGTGGTATTGTGAGTTTAAAGATGATTTTCAGGTTGTGATAAATACCAAAGACCAATTAAAAATTTGGGCTTATTTACGTAAAATGAGTGTAGAGTTTAAAACGGAAAAATAG
- a CDS encoding DUF6702 family protein, whose translation MLKKRFLLLLLPLFAFVAIHKYYVSVTSVKYSDKEHTLQITSRVFIDDFDELLKQRYDVKSNLATKNENPLAEDYIKKYMKQKFHIYVNGKEVEVTYLGKEYDVDNVVMYLEVQNIKLEDLKTIEAESTVLTDIYEEQKNIVHFKFLKNKKSVVLTRGNNKGMLKF comes from the coding sequence ATGCTTAAAAAAAGATTTTTATTATTGTTGTTACCCCTTTTTGCTTTTGTTGCCATACATAAATATTATGTTAGTGTTACTAGTGTTAAGTATTCTGATAAAGAACACACTTTGCAAATTACGTCTAGAGTATTTATAGATGATTTTGATGAACTTTTAAAACAGCGATACGATGTAAAATCTAACTTGGCAACTAAAAACGAGAACCCTTTAGCTGAAGATTATATTAAAAAATACATGAAGCAAAAGTTTCATATTTATGTAAACGGAAAAGAAGTTGAGGTTACTTATTTAGGAAAAGAGTATGACGTAGATAATGTTGTTATGTATTTAGAAGTACAAAATATAAAGCTAGAAGACTTAAAAACCATTGAAGCAGAAAGTACAGTGCTTACAGATATTTATGAGGAACAAAAGAATATAGTGCACTTTAAGTTCTTAAAAAATAAGAAAAG